Proteins encoded by one window of Culicoides brevitarsis isolate CSIRO-B50_1 chromosome 2, AGI_CSIRO_Cbre_v1, whole genome shotgun sequence:
- the LOC134831259 gene encoding uncharacterized protein LOC134831259 produces the protein MAREESRGKRPLKIWDSLRSLRKGLVVGSFEELLVRGKDKLGIPASETVRLVLECDGTQVEDGEYFRTLANNTVLLLLRQGERWYPAGVDVIKAAISAIPKIVCETIHALELHDETPSWKIMDNKGRVTVVLHWDQRQTGLSGGGQGSSLGGSLNGPIITSSSDRYSPSKKGLSAQNSLDKSSSGTPHRYTSPQITIINHDDPQANMYHTGRSLSKGSGSFDSGVGGAIHVHSIECSHHIHTPTRAGSPGATECDFHCCALHEVGRKIAVHKSVATSPIQDGVVSPNQHPDNMEGGPGSAGGSLQRRTPTNKGHVRFLDIGPERDSSESETENTVMEDETITSEKFLLLIDQLSVDQKRHLSIKDIGIILERLSSKILDVERLDRESESDDCYNWTIKATIRGDALRELGVIYNGNYYAISEHPGYKEENEENEIDEQEEEVDDRL, from the exons ATGGCAAGAgaa gaGTCTCGTGGAAAGAggcctttaaaaatttgggacAGTTTACGAAGTCTCCGAAAGGGACTCGTTGTCGGCAGCTTCGAGGAATTATTAGTACGAG GAAAAGATAAACTTGGGATTCCTGCCTCAGAGACAGTTCGATTGGTGCTTGAGTGTGATGGAACGCAAGTGGAGGATGGCGAGTATTTTAGAACGTTAGCGAATAATACGGTTTTGTTGCTGCTGAGGCAGGGAGAACGTTGGTATCCAGCGGGAGTTGATGTCATAAAAGCTG caATTTCAGCGATTCCTAAGATAGTTTGTGAGACGATTCATGCATTGGAGCTACACGATGAAACACCATCTTGGAAAATTATGGACAACAAGGGGAGAGTTACGGTTGTCTTGCACTGGGATCAGCGCCAAACAGGTCTCAGTGGAGGCGGGCAAGGCAGTAGTTTGGGCGGCAGCTTAAATGGCCCGATTATCACGTCATCGTCAGATCGCTATTCGCCCTCGAAGAAGGGCCTCAGTGCCCAAAATTCGCTCGACAAGTCGTCGTCTGGCACGCCGCATCGCTACACAAGTCCCCAGATCACGATAATAAACCATGACGATCCGCAGGCAAACATGTATCACACGGGACGTAGTTTATCAAAAGGCAGCGGTTCGTTCGACAGCGGCGTCGGCGGCGCCATTCACGTGCATTCCATCGAATGTTCGCACCATATTCATACACCAACACGTGCCGGTAGCCCCGGAGCTACAGAATGTGATTTCCATTGTTGTGCATTACACGAAGTCGGCAGGAAAATTGCCGTGCACAAGAGTGTCGCCACGTCGCCCATCCAAGATGGCGTCGTTAGTCCCAACCAGCACCCGGATAATATGGAAGGAGGGCCCGGAAGTGCTGGCGGCAGTTTGCAACGTCGCACACCAACGAACAAGGGACACGTGCGTTTCCTCGATATCGGTCCGGAACGCGACAGCAGCGAAAGCGAGACGGAAAACACCGTCATGGAAGACGAAACGATCACGAGCGAAAAGTTCCTGTTGCTCATCGATCAACTTTCCGTCGACCAAAAGCGACATCTGAGCATCAAGGACATCGGCATCATTCTCGAACGACTCAGCTCGAAGATCCTCGATGTCGAACGCTTGGATCGCGAAAGCGAATCTGACGACTGCTACAACTGGACAATTAAAGCGACGATTCGGGGCGATGCACTGCGCGAATTGGGCGTCATCTACAACGGAAACTACTATGCAATATCCGAACATCCCGGCTACAAGGAGGAGAACGAAGAAAACGAAATCGACGAACAGGAAGAAGAAGTTGACGACAGGCTTTAA